The following are encoded together in the Capillibacterium thermochitinicola genome:
- a CDS encoding peptidoglycan DD-metalloendopeptidase family protein encodes MDENLKIDLGRKSIGFFLVLFLFSAPAAGKGLNNLQEKTLYDLLRPVVKTVMLTVEPDPAGVVANEPPGRVEPTGPPAANGEDDNRALYRICWGDTCWSIARRHGMSLNELTALNPGLNPEKIKSGDYIFVRRMTTVATSRGRSGPRSLPLALSHPLPGGRLTSRYGKRWGRMHWGIDLAAPAGTPVRAAAAGIVTFSGWQNGYGLIVVLDHGSYQTKYAHNTENLVRVGDEVRRGQPIAKVGKTGNATGNHLHFELVINGERVDPLLYL; translated from the coding sequence ATGGATGAGAACCTAAAGATTGATTTAGGTCGAAAAAGCATCGGTTTCTTCCTGGTGTTGTTCCTCTTTTCAGCTCCGGCCGCAGGTAAAGGACTGAACAATCTCCAGGAGAAAACCCTTTACGATCTTTTGCGGCCGGTGGTGAAGACGGTCATGCTGACGGTCGAGCCCGACCCGGCGGGCGTAGTAGCAAACGAACCTCCTGGCCGGGTGGAACCCACGGGTCCGCCCGCCGCAAACGGGGAGGACGACAACCGTGCTCTTTACCGCATCTGTTGGGGCGACACCTGCTGGTCGATTGCCCGGCGCCACGGTATGAGTCTTAATGAACTGACGGCGCTCAACCCTGGCTTAAATCCGGAAAAGATTAAATCCGGTGATTATATATTCGTGCGTCGGATGACGACGGTGGCGACCAGTCGGGGACGGAGTGGGCCGCGCAGTTTACCGTTGGCTTTATCCCATCCGCTGCCGGGCGGGCGCTTGACGTCCCGGTACGGAAAACGGTGGGGCCGGATGCACTGGGGAATTGACCTGGCCGCCCCGGCCGGGACGCCGGTGCGCGCCGCCGCGGCCGGAATTGTCACTTTTTCCGGGTGGCAAAACGGATACGGCTTGATCGTGGTGCTTGATCATGGTTCCTACCAAACCAAATACGCCCATAATACGGAAAATTTGGTGCGGGTTGGCGATGAAGTCAGGCGGGGCCAGCCCATCGCCAAAGTAGGAAAAACCGGTAACGCCACGGGGAACCATCTCCATTTTGAACTGGTGATCAACGGCGAAAGAGTCGATCCCTTGCTCTATCTTTAA